AGACCATCATTTGCAACTAAAGACAAAACCTCCATCACAGAATTTATTTTCTTTCCCATGCCTAAAACAAGATGATGAAGAAGGCCAAGGCATAAAACGACATTAGACTTAAAACGCTCTGTTGCAGGAAGGATAAATGGATTCGAAGTAAAATCCCTGGATTCAAATCCATCACCTTTACGTTGCTTTCCGTAAATTTCTTTGGTCAGGTCATCGAATGACATCAAAAGCGGTGTAATGTTTGCGCTATTTTTTACAGCATACCTGTAAAGTGTATCGATACTAGACTCGTCAATATCAGTTGCTATCACTCTAGCGCCAACAGATTCAGATAGTATAGAAAACCAACCTGTATTTGCTCCGATATCTAAAACCGTTCCCGGCTTAAGTTTGCTTAAAATTTTATAAACATTTTCCTGTTTATAGTTCCACTTTGAGTGGTCACAGATATCCGAATCTTCTTCCTTTTTTGCATAATACTCAAGATAGCCACTTGAAGGAGGAGAAACATCTAACCGATCTATCTCCCCAATAAGCATTTTTGTGTACTTAATAAAATCGCAATATTTCTTTTTGCCAAGAACCTTGCGGATGTTTTTCACTGTCTGAGAAAATGTAACCTCAGTAACATTACGACCCATTAGTCGCGTTAGAGTTTTTACAACAAAACAAGAAAGTCTTCTTATCGAAAGCCCTGAATGCTTCAATCTTACCTTTTTTAAATCATCCCAGCTTGGTGCAGGCTTGACACAATTACATGCCC
This region of Desulfuromonas thiophila genomic DNA includes:
- a CDS encoding class I SAM-dependent methyltransferase, which produces MRLITGYDNRSVLYDDGNRYIRVINNDYYEEIKKVLSLCEKYSLFDQGVVETSTFDLPFSLCHKRYVTTYPHEWTANMYKDAVIYHLKLFVSLDINGLTLKDAIPGNIVFDGVRPVFVDFTSLVMKENLYKEDWLNIGSDVHDARYAVYDKMLVKFMIIPLLAMCKRDYSLAREMLSERACNCVKPAPSWDDLKKVRLKHSGLSIRRLSCFVVKTLTRLMGRNVTEVTFSQTVKNIRKVLGKKKYCDFIKYTKMLIGEIDRLDVSPPSSGYLEYYAKKEEDSDICDHSKWNYKQENVYKILSKLKPGTVLDIGANTGWFSILSESVGARVIATDIDESSIDTLYRYAVKNSANITPLLMSFDDLTKEIYGKQRKGDGFESRDFTSNPFILPATERFKSNVVLCLGLLHHLVLGMGKKINSVMEVLSLVANDGLVLEFVSLADDKIVSNPSYFNNINMFSEDNYSLDLVIAGGMKYFSSYELYDSYPATRKLIFFKV